A DNA window from Ictalurus punctatus breed USDA103 chromosome 11, Coco_2.0, whole genome shotgun sequence contains the following coding sequences:
- the endou gene encoding uridylate-specific endoribonuclease A, translating into MRNLLLLLFTFTLISQGHGDSDGSSRASDSEIQDVSEVLYILDSNKASASELIISPQTLIDQSDSSTKNDQSPLPLFAYVNEASLFSKPTYAAFIALLDNYEKKTGVSENFSSAEVQEQENFLKQTMKNTELGRELFSFFYTKGYYRSWEEFLYDLRMMWFGLYSRSSGSLDSSGFEHIFLGEIKSGKVSGFHNWVRFYLQEKSRLLNYYSHSYDGPWTSYPDVLGMQFMWDGYYKQVGSALIGSSPEFDLAVFTLCYVTRPGKNCRLSLGGKPLSIQTYTWDKNTYGNGKKYIASAYPITP; encoded by the exons ATGAGGAACTTACTGCTTCTTCTTTTCACTTTCACCCTGATCAGTCAGGGACATGGAG actcTGATGGCAGCAGTAGAGCCTCAGACTCGGAGATTCAGGATGTTTCAGAGGTTTTGTACATTCTGGACTCGAACAAAGCCTCAGCATCAGAACTCATCATCAGCCCACAAACCCTCATAGACCAGTCTGATAGCAGCACCAAGAACGACCAGTCACCTCTACC GTTGTTTGCGTATGTGAATGAGGCGTCTCTCTTCTCGAAGCCTACCTACGCAGCGTTTATTGCTTTGCTGGATAACTATGAGAAGAAGACGGGCGTGTCGGAGAACTTCAGTTCTGCAGAGGTGCAGGAACAGGAGAACTTCCTCAAACAGACCATGAAGAACACAGAGCTGGGCAGAGAACTGTTCTCCTTCTTCTATACTAAAG GTTATTACAGGTCGTGGGAGGAGTTTCTCTATGATCTCAGGATGATGTGGTTCGGTCTTTACTCTCGCAGCAGTGGCAGTCTGGACTCCAGCGGCTTTGAGCACATCTTCttag GAGAGATTAAGAGTGGGAAAGTGTCTGGATTCCATAACTGGGTGAGATTTTACCTGCAGGAGAAATCAAGGCTGCTGAACTACTACAGTCACAGTTACGACGGCCCT TGGACGTCGTATCCCGATGTTCTGGGGATGCAGTTCATGTGGGACGGTTATTATAAACAGGTCGGTTCTGCTCTGATCGGGTCCAGTCCCGAGTTTGACCTGGCCGTGTTTACACTGTGTTACGTCACACGACCCGGAAAAAA CTGCCGTCTGAGTCTGGGAGGAAAACCGCTGAGCATCCAGACCTACACCTGGGACAAAAACACCTACGGAAACGGCAAGAAGTACATCGCCTCGGCTTACCCCATCACTCCGTAA